In the Clostridium cellulovorans 743B genome, CTTTGCTCACACTTAGGAAAAGCTAAGGGTCCAGACCCATCAAAAACTTTAGCACCAGTTGCTGAAAAATTAAGCGAAATGCTTGATAAAGAAGTTGTTTTCGCAGCTGACGATACAGTAGTTGGAGAAAATGCTAAAGCTGCTGTTGCTGCTATGAAAGAAGGAGATGTAGTTCTTCTTGAAAACACAAGATTTAGACCAGAAGAAGGTAAGAACGAAGAAAGCTTCTCTAAAGATTTAGCTAGCATTGCTGACGTATATGTTAATGATGCATTTGGTACTGCTCACAGAGCTCACTGCTCAACTGTTGGCGTAACTAACTTCGTTGATACTGCTGCTTGTGGATACTTAATCCAAAAAGAATTAAAATTCCTTGGTAACGCAGTAGAAAACCCAGAAAGACCATTCGTTGCTATCCTTGGCGGAGCAAAAGTATCTGATAAGATCAATGTTATCAACAACCTTTTAGAAAAAGTTGATACATTAATCATCGGTGGTGGAATGGCTTACACATTCTTAAAAGCTCAAGGCTACACAATAGGAACTTCACTTTTAGAAGCTGATAAAGTTGAATACTCAAAAGAAATGTTAGAAAAAGCAGCTGCTAAAGGCGTTAAGTTATTATTACCAATAGACAACGTTGTTGGAGATAAATTCTCAGCTGATGCAACTCCTGTAACAACTGAAGATCAAAACATTCCAGAAGGACACATGGGTCTAGATATCGGACCTAAGTCTGCAGCTTTATTTGCTGATGCAGTTAAAGGCGCTAAGACAGTTATCTGGAACGGACCAATGGGAGTATTCGAATTCGAAAACT is a window encoding:
- a CDS encoding phosphoglycerate kinase, with amino-acid sequence MEYNKKSIEDIQVKGKRVLVRCDFNVPLKDGEITDINRLVGAMPTIKYLVDNGAKVILCSHLGKAKGPDPSKTLAPVAEKLSEMLDKEVVFAADDTVVGENAKAAVAAMKEGDVVLLENTRFRPEEGKNEESFSKDLASIADVYVNDAFGTAHRAHCSTVGVTNFVDTAACGYLIQKELKFLGNAVENPERPFVAILGGAKVSDKINVINNLLEKVDTLIIGGGMAYTFLKAQGYTIGTSLLEADKVEYSKEMLEKAAAKGVKLLLPIDNVVGDKFSADATPVTTEDQNIPEGHMGLDIGPKSAALFADAVKGAKTVIWNGPMGVFEFENFAKGTVEVAKAMADSSATTIIGGGDSAAAVNILGFGDKMTHISTGGGASLEFLEGKELPGIAALNDK